A genomic window from bacterium includes:
- a CDS encoding type III pantothenate kinase: MDTPLLVALNANNTLTKIGVYRGRDLLHHWRVSSDTSRPADEYAVLVRGLFDTAGLRFDAVGGVAISSVVPALTETMGRLARDYFHVAPLVADSDTPTGMRILYENPREVGADRICAAVAAFARHGGPAIVVDLGTATTFSVVSRDGDFLGGAIAPGIGISVDALAEHAAQLHRVPLLAPRTAIGRSTTTAMQAGIVFGFVGLVTDVVRRIRDELGTPAVTVATGGWADLVVGECGCLDHHDPMLVLEGLRLIYERSR, from the coding sequence GTGGACACGCCGCTGCTGGTCGCGCTCAACGCCAACAACACCTTGACCAAAATCGGGGTCTATCGGGGCCGCGACCTGCTGCACCACTGGCGCGTGTCGAGCGATACGAGCCGGCCGGCGGACGAATACGCGGTGCTGGTCCGCGGGCTGTTCGACACCGCCGGCCTCCGGTTCGACGCCGTTGGCGGCGTGGCGATCAGCTCGGTCGTCCCGGCGCTGACGGAGACGATGGGCCGGCTGGCCCGCGACTACTTCCACGTCGCCCCGCTGGTCGCCGACTCGGACACCCCGACCGGCATGCGCATCCTGTACGAGAATCCGCGCGAGGTCGGGGCGGACCGGATCTGCGCCGCGGTCGCCGCGTTCGCCCGCCACGGCGGTCCGGCGATCGTCGTGGACCTCGGGACCGCGACGACCTTCTCGGTGGTTTCACGCGACGGCGACTTCCTCGGCGGCGCCATCGCGCCCGGCATCGGCATCTCGGTCGACGCGCTGGCGGAGCACGCCGCCCAGCTGCACCGCGTGCCGCTGCTCGCGCCGCGCACCGCGATCGGGCGCTCGACGACGACCGCGATGCAGGCCGGCATCGTCTTCGGGTTTGTCGGCCTGGTCACCGATGTCGTGCGGCGCATCCGCGACGAACTGGGGACGCCCGCGGTCACAGTCGCCACCGGCGGCTGGGCCGATCTTGTGGTCGGGGAGTGCGGCTGCCTCGACCACCACGATCCGATGCTGGTGCTCGAAGGGCTCAGGCTGATCTACGAGCGGAGCCGTTAG
- the polA gene encoding DNA polymerase I, whose product MSPADRRTLLLVDANGLVYRAFFALPYFTTRDGRPTNAVYGFTTMLLKVLEEQAPTHVAVAFDKPGPTFRHEAFAEYKALRRPMPDDLRPQIALARQVVEVLELPMFEVAGFEADDVIGTLVRRAEADGLDTLIVTGDLDALQLVSPHTKVMMTSRGISETVIYDEAGVEAKLGVAPAQVPDFKSLKGDSTDNIPGVPGVGDKTAGRLLAGGVTVEALLADLNGMSDARLRAKLAEHREQILSSKHIATIATDIDLPIDWAALRRHTPDMERVRALFTDLEFRTLLDRLGVATAAPADQTRGTYRTIAASDLGAVLATATQLAVSPVAEEGHPFSARLRGVALATRPGEGVYLEIGGDVPRPLADALEREDLPKLSQDVKRDVLLLEGAGLAPRGFVFDVGLASYALDPAKRSHTLATAAFDFLHWQLHEGAAEPGGLALGESPAEAAGEEADLIVRLRDPMERGLRTREVDRLYRDLDLPLALVLARMERVGVAIDAAALRALSVSFRERLEVLTRDIHRLAGTEFNIGSPKQLAFVLFEKLQLPAQKKTKTGYSTDAEVLEQLAPLSEVVEKILEHRRLSKLLGTYVDALPAALHPATGRLHPTYNEAGSSTGRIVTTEPNLQNIPIFEEDGREVRRAFVAGRPDHVLLSADYSQIELRVLAHITEDPGLLAAFQEGRDIHTATSAEVFGVSPDSVTAEMRRQAKMFNYGIAYGITDFGLAARLKTSREEARAFMDAYFARYARVADYMREAVERCRRDGDVRTLLGRRLPVPDILSRHRPTRERAERVAINAAIQGTAADIIKLAMLKIARELLPRFPGVEMVLQIHDELLFEMPKDLVRDVAPEIRRLMADAYPLRVPLPVDAGIGPNWLDLTDVA is encoded by the coding sequence ATGTCTCCCGCCGATCGCCGCACACTGCTTCTCGTCGACGCGAACGGCCTCGTGTACCGCGCCTTCTTCGCGCTTCCCTACTTTACGACGCGCGACGGCCGCCCCACGAACGCCGTCTACGGGTTCACGACGATGCTCCTCAAAGTGCTGGAGGAGCAGGCGCCGACCCATGTCGCGGTGGCGTTCGACAAGCCCGGACCGACGTTTCGGCACGAGGCGTTCGCGGAGTACAAGGCGCTCCGGCGGCCGATGCCCGACGATCTGCGGCCGCAGATCGCCCTTGCCAGGCAGGTTGTGGAAGTCCTGGAGCTGCCGATGTTCGAAGTGGCCGGCTTCGAGGCCGACGATGTGATCGGCACGCTGGTGCGCCGCGCCGAAGCCGACGGCCTCGACACGCTGATCGTCACGGGTGACCTCGACGCGCTGCAGCTCGTCTCGCCGCACACGAAGGTCATGATGACGAGCCGCGGGATCAGCGAGACGGTCATCTATGACGAGGCGGGCGTGGAGGCGAAGCTCGGGGTCGCGCCGGCCCAGGTCCCGGACTTCAAGAGCCTCAAAGGCGATTCGACCGACAACATCCCCGGCGTTCCGGGGGTGGGCGACAAGACGGCGGGGCGCCTCTTGGCCGGCGGGGTCACAGTCGAGGCGCTGCTCGCGGACCTCAACGGCATGTCCGACGCGCGGCTGCGCGCCAAACTGGCCGAGCACCGCGAGCAGATCCTGTCCAGCAAGCACATCGCGACGATCGCCACGGACATCGACCTGCCGATCGATTGGGCGGCGCTGCGGCGGCACACGCCGGACATGGAGCGCGTGCGCGCCCTCTTCACCGACCTCGAGTTCCGCACGCTGCTCGACCGGCTGGGCGTGGCGACGGCCGCGCCGGCGGATCAGACGCGCGGAACGTATCGTACGATTGCGGCCTCGGATCTCGGCGCGGTCCTCGCGACCGCGACGCAGCTCGCGGTCTCGCCGGTTGCCGAGGAAGGGCATCCGTTCTCCGCCCGGCTGCGCGGCGTCGCGCTGGCAACGCGGCCCGGGGAAGGCGTCTACCTCGAAATCGGCGGCGACGTCCCGCGGCCGCTCGCGGATGCGCTGGAGCGCGAAGACCTGCCGAAGCTGAGCCAGGACGTCAAGCGCGACGTGCTGCTGCTGGAAGGCGCCGGTCTCGCGCCGCGCGGCTTCGTCTTCGACGTCGGCCTGGCCTCGTACGCGCTCGATCCGGCGAAGCGCAGCCACACGCTGGCGACCGCGGCCTTTGACTTTCTGCACTGGCAGCTGCACGAAGGGGCGGCCGAACCCGGCGGACTGGCGCTCGGGGAGAGCCCGGCCGAGGCGGCCGGCGAGGAAGCCGACCTGATCGTCCGCCTGCGGGACCCGATGGAGCGGGGACTGCGCACGCGGGAGGTCGACCGGCTGTACCGCGACCTGGATCTGCCCCTCGCACTCGTGCTGGCGCGCATGGAGCGCGTCGGCGTGGCGATCGACGCCGCGGCGCTGCGGGCGCTGTCGGTGTCGTTTCGCGAGCGCCTGGAGGTGCTGACCCGCGACATCCACCGGCTCGCGGGGACGGAGTTCAACATCGGCTCGCCGAAGCAGCTGGCGTTCGTACTGTTCGAGAAGCTCCAGCTGCCCGCGCAGAAGAAGACCAAGACCGGATACTCGACGGACGCGGAGGTCCTCGAGCAGCTCGCGCCGCTCAGCGAGGTCGTGGAGAAGATCCTGGAGCACCGCCGCCTCAGCAAGCTGCTCGGCACCTACGTCGACGCGCTGCCCGCCGCGCTGCACCCGGCGACCGGGCGGCTGCACCCGACCTACAACGAGGCGGGGTCCAGCACCGGCCGCATCGTCACCACGGAGCCCAACCTCCAGAACATTCCGATCTTCGAGGAGGACGGCCGCGAGGTACGGCGTGCCTTCGTGGCGGGGCGCCCCGACCACGTTCTGCTCTCGGCCGACTACTCGCAGATCGAGCTGCGGGTGCTCGCCCACATCACGGAGGATCCGGGTCTGCTCGCGGCGTTTCAGGAAGGCCGCGACATTCACACGGCCACGTCGGCCGAAGTTTTCGGCGTCTCGCCGGACTCGGTCACGGCGGAGATGCGCCGGCAGGCCAAGATGTTCAACTACGGGATCGCCTACGGCATCACCGACTTCGGGCTCGCCGCGCGGCTCAAGACCAGCCGCGAGGAGGCGCGCGCGTTCATGGACGCCTACTTCGCGCGCTATGCCCGCGTCGCGGACTACATGCGCGAAGCCGTCGAGCGGTGCCGCCGCGATGGGGACGTCCGGACGCTGCTCGGCCGCCGGCTGCCGGTGCCCGACATCCTGAGCCGCCACCGGCCGACGCGCGAGCGCGCGGAGCGCGTCGCGATCAACGCCGCGATCCAGGGGACCGCGGCGGATATCATCAAGCTCGCAATGCTGAAGATCGCCCGGGAGCTGCTGCCGCGCTTCCCGGGCGTCGAGATGGTGCTGCAGATCCACGACGAGCTGCTGTTCGAGATGCCGAAGGACCTGGTGCGCGACGTGGCGCCGGAGATTCGCCGGCTGATGGCCGACGCGTATCCGCTGCGCGTCCCGCTGCCCGTGGATGCCGGCATCGGCCCCAACTGGCTTGACCTGACCGACGTCGCGTGA
- the coaE gene encoding dephospho-CoA kinase (Dephospho-CoA kinase (CoaE) performs the final step in coenzyme A biosynthesis.) — protein sequence MVRRRPGALRIGLTGGVASGKSTVAAALRARGAAIVDADAIAREVVRPGEPAYQGIVEAFGPSVVGPDGALDRKALARRVFADEDARRRLNALTHPHIRRRMAEEAARLTASGGTPVIVFDIPLLLDTTDGRDLALDGIVVVYADPETRLRRLTARDGLPEDDARRRLAAQTPLEDKVKRANWVIDNSGRPEETEAQVERFWQTLMERARG from the coding sequence ATGGTCCGCCGGCGCCCCGGCGCGCTCCGGATCGGCCTGACGGGAGGGGTGGCGAGCGGCAAGAGCACCGTCGCCGCGGCCCTCCGCGCGCGCGGCGCGGCGATCGTCGACGCCGACGCGATCGCGCGCGAGGTGGTCCGTCCCGGCGAACCGGCGTATCAGGGCATCGTGGAGGCCTTCGGCCCGTCCGTGGTCGGGCCGGACGGCGCGCTCGACCGCAAGGCGCTGGCGCGGCGCGTCTTTGCCGATGAGGACGCCCGCCGGCGTCTCAACGCGCTGACCCATCCCCACATCCGGCGGCGGATGGCGGAGGAGGCCGCGCGCCTCACCGCGTCCGGGGGGACCCCGGTGATCGTCTTCGACATCCCGCTGCTGCTCGACACGACCGACGGCCGCGATCTCGCTCTCGATGGCATTGTCGTCGTCTACGCGGATCCGGAGACCCGGCTGCGGCGATTGACCGCCCGTGACGGCCTGCCGGAGGACGACGCGCGGCGGCGTCTCGCCGCGCAAACGCCGCTCGAGGACAAAGTGAAGCGGGCGAACTGGGTGATCGACAACTCCGGGAGACCGGAGGAGACAGAGGCGCAGGTGGAGCGCTTCTGGCAGACGTTGATGGAACGTGCCCGTGGCTGA
- a CDS encoding NAD-dependent epimerase/dehydratase family protein — protein MADSGREADGPTKPRVLVTGGTGLVGGAIVRALLKRGRAVRVLARDPGRARGLFDSNVDVAPGNLQHPESLRAACRGIEEVYHVAGAVDTHEHGDAEILDTNVEGTRRLLAAAHAAGVSRVVYTSSVSVYGDRLPLGVAEDAPPAPAGVYGVSKVQAERLVREAISAGLRAVIVRPCIVYGPGDRYFVPQALRVVRLPVVPLPDGGRHVVDLVHADDLATAHLLLMAAGQSGEAYNVTGGGRLQAGELIRLMAGALHRSPWLPPVPRSVATGLKPFINVAGRLWGLRELARLDWQEMNGVFSDYHFDISKVAALGYVPRIDTRTALPHEIRERDGSFQRRRQ, from the coding sequence GTGGCTGACTCCGGGCGGGAGGCCGACGGCCCGACAAAGCCGCGCGTGCTGGTGACCGGCGGAACGGGCCTGGTTGGGGGCGCGATCGTCCGCGCGCTGCTGAAGCGGGGACGGGCGGTGCGCGTGCTGGCGCGGGATCCCGGCCGGGCCCGCGGACTGTTCGACTCGAACGTGGACGTTGCGCCCGGCAATCTTCAGCATCCGGAGAGTCTGCGCGCGGCCTGTCGAGGGATTGAGGAAGTCTATCACGTTGCCGGCGCGGTGGATACGCACGAGCACGGAGACGCGGAGATCCTGGACACGAACGTCGAGGGGACGCGCCGGCTGCTCGCGGCCGCGCACGCGGCGGGGGTCTCTCGGGTCGTGTACACGAGTTCCGTGTCTGTGTACGGGGACCGGCTTCCGCTTGGGGTCGCGGAAGACGCTCCGCCGGCCCCGGCCGGGGTGTACGGGGTCTCTAAAGTTCAGGCGGAGCGGTTGGTGCGGGAGGCGATCTCGGCCGGGCTGCGCGCGGTGATCGTCCGTCCGTGCATCGTCTACGGGCCGGGCGACCGCTACTTCGTGCCCCAGGCGTTGCGCGTTGTGCGGCTGCCGGTCGTGCCGCTTCCGGACGGCGGGCGCCACGTCGTCGATCTGGTGCACGCGGACGACCTGGCGACCGCGCACCTGCTGCTCATGGCCGCCGGACAATCCGGCGAGGCCTACAACGTGACGGGCGGCGGCCGCCTCCAGGCCGGAGAGCTCATCCGGCTGATGGCCGGGGCGCTCCACCGGTCTCCGTGGCTGCCGCCGGTGCCGCGGTCGGTGGCGACCGGCCTCAAACCGTTCATTAATGTGGCCGGACGTCTGTGGGGCCTGCGCGAACTGGCGCGCCTCGACTGGCAGGAGATGAACGGGGTGTTCAGCGATTACCACTTCGATATCTCCAAGGTCGCGGCGCTGGGGTACGTCCCGCGCATCGACACGCGCACCGCACTCCCTCACGAGATTCGCGAGCGGGACGGGTCGTTTCAGCGCCGCCGGCAGTAA
- the uvrB gene encoding excinuclease ABC subunit UvrB encodes MAQFKMVTDQAPAGDQPQAIAKLIEGTRRGDRYQTLLGVTGSGKTFTVAKVIEAIQRPTLVLAHNKTLAAQLYGEIRQFFPDNAVRYFVSYYDYYQPEAYVPQTDLYIAKDASINDEIDRLRHASTKALMERRDVVVVASVSCIYGLGSPQDYEDVMLFVRRGERRSRDDILRRLVDIQYERNDIDFARGRFRVRGDVIEVFPAYEDRAVRIELFGDEVERIHEVNPLTGEILDGKPAVAIWPAKHWVTTASKLEQSLGRIEAELRERLQWFKDQGKLLEAQRLEFRTKYDLEMLREVGYCPGIENYSRHLAGRAAGERPGCLLDYFPKDFLVFLDESHVTVPQVRGMVEGDRARKRNLVDFGFRLPSAFDNRPLTFEEFGALVPQAVFVSATPGPYELEVSTQVVEQIVRPTGLVDPQVEIRPAKGQVDDLIAEIKAQVEKGERTLVTTLTKRMAEDLADYLQEMGVKVHYLHAEVETLQRVQILKDLRLGTYDVLVGINLLREGLDLPEVSLVAILDADREGYLRSETSLVQTMGRAARNVGGRVLLYADETTDSMRRAIEETNRRRVIQVRYNEEHGITPQSIVKPILDHIELQEVAEDPAGYGGEQDGAAANAPAAPRTGAVLTAEELIGLAEQHRSPVSWDIARLLMLSPAELEQTIEALERAMRHAAGELQFEKAAALRDQINELRKGLGEPFFAAAGGRGRGGRPRGQGGARGRPGRSSWRRR; translated from the coding sequence ATGGCTCAGTTCAAGATGGTCACAGATCAAGCTCCGGCCGGCGACCAGCCCCAGGCGATTGCGAAGCTCATTGAGGGCACAAGGCGCGGCGACCGCTACCAGACCCTGCTTGGAGTCACGGGCAGCGGCAAGACTTTTACTGTTGCGAAGGTCATAGAGGCGATCCAGCGACCCACGCTCGTGCTGGCCCACAACAAGACGCTGGCCGCACAGCTGTACGGCGAGATCCGGCAGTTCTTCCCCGACAACGCCGTGCGCTATTTCGTCTCCTACTACGACTACTACCAGCCCGAGGCGTACGTCCCGCAGACGGACCTCTACATCGCGAAGGACGCGTCCATCAACGACGAAATCGACCGGCTGCGGCACGCCTCGACGAAGGCCCTGATGGAGCGCCGCGACGTCGTCGTCGTGGCGTCCGTGTCGTGCATCTACGGCTTGGGCTCACCCCAAGACTACGAGGACGTCATGCTGTTCGTGCGCCGGGGCGAACGGCGGTCGCGCGACGACATCCTCCGCCGCCTCGTCGATATCCAGTACGAGCGCAACGACATCGACTTCGCGCGCGGGCGGTTCCGCGTGCGCGGCGACGTGATCGAGGTGTTTCCGGCCTACGAGGACCGCGCCGTGCGCATCGAGCTGTTCGGCGACGAGGTGGAGCGCATCCACGAGGTCAACCCGCTCACCGGCGAGATCCTGGACGGCAAGCCGGCGGTCGCGATCTGGCCCGCGAAGCACTGGGTGACCACGGCCTCCAAGCTCGAGCAGTCGCTCGGCCGCATCGAGGCCGAGCTGCGCGAGCGCCTGCAGTGGTTCAAGGACCAGGGCAAGCTGCTCGAGGCCCAGCGTCTGGAGTTCCGGACGAAGTACGACCTCGAGATGCTGCGGGAGGTCGGGTACTGTCCCGGCATCGAGAACTACTCGCGGCACCTCGCCGGCCGGGCCGCCGGGGAGCGGCCGGGCTGCCTCCTCGACTACTTCCCGAAGGACTTCCTGGTGTTCCTCGACGAGTCGCACGTCACCGTCCCTCAAGTTCGCGGCATGGTCGAGGGCGACCGGGCGCGCAAGCGGAACCTCGTGGACTTCGGGTTCCGCCTGCCGTCGGCGTTCGACAACCGGCCGCTGACATTCGAGGAGTTCGGCGCGCTGGTGCCGCAGGCGGTCTTCGTCTCCGCGACCCCCGGGCCGTACGAACTCGAGGTGTCGACGCAGGTGGTCGAACAGATCGTCCGGCCGACGGGGCTCGTCGATCCGCAGGTCGAGATCCGGCCGGCGAAGGGCCAGGTCGACGACCTCATCGCCGAGATCAAGGCGCAGGTGGAGAAAGGCGAGCGCACGCTGGTCACGACGCTGACCAAGCGCATGGCCGAGGATCTCGCCGACTACCTTCAGGAGATGGGCGTCAAGGTCCACTACCTGCACGCCGAGGTGGAGACGCTGCAGCGGGTGCAGATTTTGAAAGACCTGCGCCTCGGCACCTACGACGTGCTCGTCGGCATCAACCTGCTGCGCGAGGGCCTCGATCTGCCGGAAGTTTCGCTGGTGGCGATCCTCGACGCCGACCGCGAAGGCTATCTGCGATCCGAGACCAGCCTCGTGCAGACGATGGGCCGTGCCGCGCGGAACGTCGGCGGACGTGTGCTGCTGTACGCGGACGAGACGACCGACTCGATGCGCCGTGCCATCGAGGAGACGAACCGGCGCCGCGTGATTCAGGTGCGGTACAATGAGGAGCACGGGATCACCCCCCAGTCCATCGTGAAGCCCATTCTCGACCACATCGAGCTGCAGGAAGTGGCCGAGGACCCCGCCGGCTACGGTGGGGAGCAGGACGGCGCGGCCGCGAACGCGCCTGCGGCGCCCCGGACCGGCGCGGTATTGACCGCCGAGGAGCTGATCGGGCTGGCCGAGCAGCACCGCAGCCCGGTGTCGTGGGACATCGCGCGTCTGCTGATGCTGAGCCCGGCGGAGCTCGAGCAGACGATCGAGGCGCTGGAACGGGCGATGCGTCACGCGGCGGGCGAGCTGCAGTTCGAGAAGGCCGCGGCGCTGCGGGACCAGATCAACGAGCTGCGCAAGGGATTGGGCGAGCCGTTTTTCGCCGCGGCCGGCGGCCGCGGACGAGGCGGCCGGCCGCGGGGGCAGGGCGGGGCCCGAGGAAGACCAGGGCGGTCGTCCTGGCGCCGCCGTTAA